The genomic region AAACTAAAGCTAGCATAACATTCCCATGAAAGGTGgggttattttacttttttatttcatttcattttattttacgttATTTGGTGCACTTTTTGCAATAAACTCAAATGGCATCAAGTGGCTTTTTTTGCTGGCATGCAATCTTTTTTGTATCATATTTTGCTATAATTTTGTATGACATGTACATTGTAAATTTGATCACTttttagtagttgaggtagtttgaactactttttttttgagTAGCTTTAGTAAACCAAACTAGATTTCTCCCTTGGGCAGCTTTGCTGTCGTTCAGCTTCTTCCAGTGTGAAGTAATTGGTAGCTTTCTCTCAAAGCAGCTTCCCTAACACTGATTATCGTCATGattattattagcattattacAGAGACCAGTCTAACCTTCTAGTGCTGTTTACACAAGTGGGGATGCAGATAAGATGGAATACTAGGACATGTGATGAAtataaaaaagatttaaagtAGTCATCAACCGTATCAGGTCCCACCAACATGGTCTCAGTAATCGGAGGTGTCTGAGGCCAAACCATTTTATTTTGGCAGGTCACAAGTTTCAAGTGATGTGCCTGTAACCCAAGATCCAAGTCAAGTAAGGCCAGGCTACAGACACACCCAAGTTCTACGTATTGGTTCAAAGCTTTGCGACATCTACTTTACAAAATATGTTTGGCTGGGATTTACTGATGTTCACAGAAACATAAATACGGTACATTTCTGTGCTCCAAACGAGGATTCAGCCTCTGTTGACTCCTAGGCAGCTTCACTGCGGTGGCATTTTTGGTATTGTGGTTACTGATTCTCCACTTGTTTTCGAGCCTCTACATTACTGCAATTTgagctgctttttttctttagtaATGACGGCTATCAGTAAAACAAGAGCTATTTATTAACTGGATCAGTCATCAAAGTCAGTTCACATGAAGTGTTGTGCCTCATAATGTAACCTATGTGTGTAGTGAGGTGTAAAGCAGGCGATACACACTGGCATCTGGAGCAAAGATAGTTTATtatgcacaaaatatttcaaacaGCAGTAGGTTACATTTGACTGGCTGTTTTAGGTGGTTCCATTTATGAACGTCCCACTAAATGTCGGCACAGTGGATTCACTCCCGTACATGTTCAGACTGGGGTCTAGATGTACTGCCAGGTGTTTCTTCAGATTACAGTTCTTTGTAAAGCCCTTGCCACATTTGATACAAACAAAAGGTTTTTCTCCAGTGTGTGTACGCTGATGCATATCAAGAGTACATTTCTGAATGAAGCCCTTTCCACAAATAGGGCAGCGGTAGGGCTTCTCCCCAGTGTGTGTGCGCTGGTGTGTGTACAGATGCCCTTTTTGTGCGTATCTCTTTCCGCACAGCGTGCACCTGAACGGTTTCTCTCCCGTGTGACTCCTCTGGTGTATTTCGAGCTGGCTGAAGCATCTGAAGCTCTTGCCGCACTGCAAGCAGCCGAACCTCTTGGCACCTGAGTTCCTCAAGTTGTGAAGCTTCATGTTCCTGAGCACGCTTAAGCTTTGGGAGGCGACGTTCTGAGCCAAGCTTTTCCCGGCCACTAgtgttgtgtgtgcaggtgtgagCTGAGGATTCCACTGTGTTTCCCTCCTGCCCGGTCCAGCAAGAGCCGGCTGGGCGCTCATGGTCACAAAGCGGTCGGTAAACAGAGGCTGCTGACGTTCTGCGATGGATTTGGGACACTGCATCACTTCTGGACTCTGCCGTGTGTCTGGGAAAGATTCCCTTCCTGTTGACAGTACATGAACATGTTAGAATTTGAACATTATCCCAGTAACTCTAACGATGGCTACGAGCTGAATGCACTGATCACACAATAAAGCTGATATTTTTGAGCAAATACCTCAATACGACTACTGGGATGATATTGTTTGATGTTTCTTTGATGCAGATGATTCCACCCTTTATTTCATTCCTTTTAACTCTGACCTCACATAATCTTACTAGAAAGAATGTCATTCTTTTACAGCGCTCCTCATACTGGGAATAATCTCCAAAAGATCTTAAACTTTGACACTGCCACCCTCATGGCCGTTAAATTGCCTTATTTCTGATCTTGTTTTAATGGAGTGTAAATGCTTTTAACTATACATCTACAGCTTAGCATGTTTATCGTCTTGTGTTTCTACTTTTAGTGATTatatttattgctgttgttgtttgtatgatttcatttctgttttaattgatGTGCATGATGGTTCTTTGTTTGCTTAtggattgtttttaatgtctttgtacATGCTCAACATCACTGAAAATGAGGGTCTTCCTCAATTGATTTCCCGAGgtcttaaataaaggtttgaatgaattattattattatcattattattattattacagggCTCCTACAGCTTAAGTTcagtcataattaaaacaattcaaTGCCACTTGAAATGACATTAAAGACCAGGTTTacacaaatcaaaactgacCTGACATCTATTACTTAGGATAAGGGATATttttgcccaaatgtttattgtaacataaaacatgacctttttttgTCTCATGGCGGAGATGAGGGTAGAATGGAACTGGCGTTTGTTGGTGTGTTTTCTTggcaattttgtgtttctcactctgcatgtgggattccaCTGCCTCCATTCTCATCATGCCAAGCTCGAAAAACTTTTGGCATTAAATACACAGAGCCTATTCTGCATTGACTGGTATTGGTTTCAGCTATGCTGCAAACTCTTGGTAAAATCATGAATTTTCGTCAAATTTGCACTTCCCCACGTCGCCCAGGGTACTGTGACAGCTAGCAAGCAGACAGtagatcctctgctctgagcatcccAACTGGAAGCAAAATATGGGTGTTGTTGGTTTTGCTATGCTGATCTGTTAGGCATTATTGCAAGAGACATTTAGAAGAAGAGGATCtgctttattaatccctgaggggaaattcagttttttcactctgctgtcatttacacacaggtctgaaacaCACAGGGCCTGCACATGCATtgaatggagagatgtcagagcaaggGGGCTGCCTTGGGCAGGCCTTATTTTAAGATAATAAattaaatgctttttaagactttttttatggAAATACGAGtaaaaaaagtttcacagtTTACGGTTTCATGGTATACCACGAACCTAGGTCAGCCTAGTCTCATATCCTGATATTGATATAATACTGATATACAGCTCAGCCCTATTGAATACTCACTGTTTTCACT from Epinephelus moara isolate mb chromosome 18, YSFRI_EMoa_1.0, whole genome shotgun sequence harbors:
- the LOC126405228 gene encoding zinc finger protein 510-like; its protein translation is MSTVFSFQTQLVSIMDALSKTAVMEISKLVEIESKMLKIEITRGRNEIASLTEKLQLMEKLLYIAQGGRQDAAAAACSAVRDGSEDGILEPDRARPAIKSESPWESISSSTEMNKWHHPQGEEHVIAEMPNPVKDQPELIVVKEEPSEVDTRDCDQERTSENRRESFPDTRQSPEVMQCPKSIAERQQPLFTDRFVTMSAQPALAGPGRRETQWNPQLTPAHTTLVAGKSLAQNVASQSLSVLRNMKLHNLRNSGAKRFGCLQCGKSFRCFSQLEIHQRSHTGEKPFRCTLCGKRYAQKGHLYTHQRTHTGEKPYRCPICGKGFIQKCTLDMHQRTHTGEKPFVCIKCGKGFTKNCNLKKHLAVHLDPSLNMYGSESTVPTFSGTFINGTT